A single region of the Leptothrix cholodnii SP-6 genome encodes:
- a CDS encoding flavodoxin family protein: MTGGTRQMAEAAAEAARCEAAGAADDSAGVPVEVRLLHASAAGPADVLAAHGYLFATPENLAAIAGLMKDFFDRSYYGALDRINGRPYASLICAGSDGRNAARQIERVATGWRLVAVAEPLIVCTHAQTPEQILQTQQIAAADLQRCAELGAAMAAGLALGVY, translated from the coding sequence ATGACCGGCGGGACCCGCCAGATGGCCGAAGCGGCCGCCGAGGCCGCCCGGTGCGAGGCGGCCGGCGCAGCCGACGACAGCGCCGGCGTGCCGGTCGAGGTGCGGCTGCTGCACGCCAGCGCCGCCGGCCCGGCCGACGTGCTGGCGGCGCACGGCTACCTGTTCGCGACGCCGGAAAACCTCGCCGCGATCGCCGGGCTGATGAAGGATTTCTTCGACCGCAGCTACTACGGCGCGCTCGACCGCATCAACGGGCGACCCTACGCCAGCCTGATCTGCGCCGGCAGCGACGGCCGCAACGCGGCCCGCCAGATCGAACGCGTCGCCACCGGCTGGCGGCTGGTCGCGGTGGCCGAGCCGCTGATCGTCTGCACCCATGCGCAGACCCCCGAGCAGATCCTGCAGACCCAGCAGATCGCCGCGGCGGATCTGCAGCGCTGCGCGGAGCTGGGCGCGGCGATGGCGGCCGGGCTGGCGCTCGGGGTGTACTGA
- a CDS encoding CoA transferase subunit A, producing the protein MSKTIKAADAVARIPDGAVLMIGGFMGVGTPHRLVDELVRQGKRDLTVIANDTARPGVGIGKLISAGLVKRAIVSHIGTNPETQAQMIAGKLEVDLVPQGTLAERVRAGGYGLGGVLTPTGVGTVVADGKRTLEIEGRLFLLELPLRADFALVNARQADHIGNLAYALTARNFNPLIAMAADVVLAEPQEIVPVGVIPPDAVMTPSVVVTHIIAKESAHG; encoded by the coding sequence TTGAGCAAGACCATCAAGGCGGCAGACGCCGTGGCCCGCATCCCCGACGGGGCGGTGCTGATGATCGGCGGCTTCATGGGCGTGGGCACCCCCCATCGCCTGGTCGACGAACTGGTGCGCCAGGGCAAGCGCGACCTGACCGTGATCGCCAACGACACCGCGCGCCCCGGCGTCGGCATCGGCAAACTGATCAGCGCCGGGCTGGTGAAGCGGGCGATCGTCAGCCACATCGGCACCAACCCCGAGACCCAGGCGCAGATGATCGCCGGCAAGCTCGAGGTCGACCTGGTGCCCCAGGGCACGCTGGCCGAGCGCGTGCGCGCCGGCGGCTACGGGCTGGGCGGCGTGCTCACGCCCACCGGCGTGGGCACGGTGGTGGCCGACGGCAAGCGCACGCTCGAGATCGAGGGCCGCCTGTTCCTGCTGGAGCTGCCGCTGCGGGCCGATTTCGCGCTCGTCAACGCCCGCCAGGCCGACCACATCGGCAACCTCGCCTACGCGCTGACGGCGCGCAACTTCAACCCGCTGATCGCGATGGCCGCCGACGTCGTGCTGGCCGAGCCGCAGGAGATCGTGCCGGTCGGCGTGATCCCGCCCGACGCCGTCATGACGCCGTCGGTGGTCGTCACCCACATCATCGCCAAGGAGTCCGCACATGGATGA
- a CDS encoding ribose-phosphate pyrophosphokinase, which yields MTISQVLAFDDEQAPAGALARTLGVPLALIGRHRFPDGEIRLRLPAALHGSVLIWRGLQQPNEKLVELLIGAPSARELGAQRLLLVSPYLAYMRQDIAFTPGESVSQRHIARLLAQHFDAVITVDPHLHRIASLDEVMPAGRGVSLSAAGLLGAWAARQVRDVLLLGPDEESAPWVRCAARDGATALGRPQPLDHACCVKQRSGDRDVRVTLPPGLALQGRAVVLIDDIASTGRTLLDATRQCLEGGAASVDVAVTHALFVGDAHTLLRQAGVRHIWSTDCVPHASNAVSVVPLLAEIVRDKFMS from the coding sequence CGCCACCGTTTCCCCGACGGCGAGATCAGGCTGCGACTGCCCGCGGCGCTGCACGGCAGCGTGCTGATCTGGCGCGGCCTGCAGCAGCCCAACGAGAAGCTGGTCGAGCTGCTGATCGGCGCGCCGAGCGCCCGCGAGCTGGGCGCGCAGCGGCTGCTGCTGGTCAGCCCCTACCTGGCCTACATGCGCCAGGACATCGCCTTCACGCCCGGCGAGTCGGTCAGCCAGCGCCACATCGCGCGCCTGCTGGCGCAGCATTTCGACGCCGTGATCACGGTCGATCCGCACCTGCACCGCATCGCCTCGCTCGACGAGGTGATGCCCGCCGGCCGCGGCGTCAGCCTGTCGGCCGCCGGCCTGCTCGGTGCCTGGGCGGCGCGCCAGGTGCGCGACGTGCTGCTGCTCGGCCCGGACGAAGAATCGGCGCCCTGGGTGCGGTGTGCCGCGCGCGACGGCGCCACCGCGCTCGGCCGGCCGCAGCCGCTCGACCACGCCTGCTGCGTCAAGCAGCGCAGCGGCGACCGCGACGTGCGCGTCACCTTGCCGCCCGGCCTGGCGCTGCAGGGCCGCGCGGTGGTGCTGATCGACGACATCGCCAGCACCGGCCGCACCCTGCTCGACGCCACGAGGCAGTGCCTCGAGGGCGGCGCCGCCAGCGTCGACGTGGCGGTCACGCACGCGCTGTTCGTGGGCGACGCGCACACGCTGCTGCGGCAAGCCGGCGTGCGCCACATCTGGAGCACCGACTGCGTGCCGCACGCCAGCAATGCCGTCAGCGTGGTGCCGCTGCTGGCCGAGATCGTGCGCGACAAGTTCATGTCCTGA
- the ribA gene encoding GTP cyclohydrolase II: MKSEPATCLQARIERGASARLPTPHGEFTMTSYFDLTTRIEHLALHVGELAGEAVLVRVHSECLTGDIFGSLRCDCGPQLQMALARIAQVGRGLVIYMRGHEGRGIGIDQKLRAYTLQDQGLDTVEANLALGHPADSRRFEAAAAILHDFGVRSVCLMSNNPLKLLALQEHGIRIEQREPHEIEANPENASYLATKRDRLGHLLGG, from the coding sequence ATGAAGTCCGAACCCGCCACCTGCCTGCAGGCCCGCATCGAGCGCGGCGCCAGCGCCCGCCTGCCCACGCCGCACGGCGAGTTCACGATGACGTCGTACTTCGACCTCACCACGCGCATCGAGCACCTGGCGCTGCACGTCGGCGAACTCGCCGGCGAGGCGGTGCTGGTGCGGGTGCACTCGGAGTGCCTGACCGGCGACATCTTCGGCTCGCTGCGCTGCGACTGCGGCCCGCAGCTGCAGATGGCGCTGGCGCGCATCGCCCAGGTCGGGCGCGGGCTGGTGATCTACATGCGCGGGCACGAGGGGCGCGGCATCGGCATCGACCAGAAGCTGCGCGCCTACACGCTGCAGGACCAGGGGCTGGACACGGTGGAGGCCAACCTGGCGCTGGGCCACCCGGCCGACAGCCGGCGCTTCGAGGCGGCGGCGGCGATCCTGCACGACTTCGGGGTGCGCTCGGTGTGCCTGATGAGCAACAACCCGCTCAAGCTGCTGGCGCTGCAGGAGCACGGTATCCGCATCGAGCAGCGCGAGCCGCACGAGATCGAGGCCAACCCCGAGAACGCCAGCTACCTGGCCACCAAGCGCGACCGGCTCGGGCACCTGCTGGGCGGCTGA
- a CDS encoding MBL fold metallo-hydrolase RNA specificity domain-containing protein, with protein MRLSFIGAAQEVTGSCFLVETDEVRFLVDCGMFQGGREVRERNFQGWPFDPRTLDFVLLTHAHIDHSGLLPRLCALGFKGPIHTTTATADLLSVMLLDSAFIQESDWTRAQRKRGRTPRNGAAPAELLYTVAQAEACLAQVRGVAYDTELKPHADVRCRFRDAGHILGSAIAEIWLDEPGRTRKLVFSGDLGQPGRPIVRDPTPIADADVLVVESTYGNRLHRPMQETVDELVRVIEDVLRRRQGNVIIPAFALGRTQEVLYLLTDLCRSGRLPPLQVFVDSPMADKVTAITEKHPEFLDDETRAQLSQRHARQGPLHLRFTQSVEESIELNRIKAGAIIIAASGMCDAGRIKHHLRHHLGRPECAVVIIGFQAVGTLGRRLVDGDKQVRIFGEELKVRASVHTIGGLSAHADQAALLGWLRGFRRAPAQTFVVHGESATACGFADTIAAELGWRVEAPPAGARIEL; from the coding sequence ATGAGACTGAGCTTCATCGGCGCCGCGCAGGAAGTCACCGGATCGTGTTTTCTCGTCGAGACCGACGAGGTGCGCTTTCTGGTCGACTGCGGCATGTTCCAGGGCGGGCGCGAGGTCCGCGAGCGCAATTTCCAGGGCTGGCCGTTCGATCCGCGCACGCTCGACTTCGTGCTGCTGACACACGCGCACATCGACCACAGCGGCCTGCTGCCACGCCTGTGCGCGCTCGGTTTCAAGGGCCCGATCCACACCACCACGGCCACCGCGGACCTGCTGTCGGTGATGCTGCTCGACAGCGCCTTCATCCAGGAGTCCGACTGGACCCGCGCCCAGCGCAAGCGCGGACGCACGCCCCGCAACGGCGCGGCGCCGGCCGAGCTGCTGTACACGGTGGCACAGGCCGAGGCCTGCCTGGCGCAGGTGCGCGGCGTCGCCTACGACACCGAGCTCAAGCCGCACGCCGACGTGCGCTGCCGCTTCCGCGACGCCGGCCACATCCTCGGCTCGGCGATCGCCGAGATCTGGCTCGACGAGCCCGGCCGCACGCGCAAGCTGGTGTTCTCGGGCGACCTCGGCCAGCCCGGCCGGCCGATCGTGCGCGACCCGACGCCGATCGCCGACGCCGACGTGCTGGTGGTCGAGTCGACCTACGGCAACCGCCTGCACCGGCCGATGCAGGAAACCGTCGACGAGCTGGTGCGGGTGATCGAGGACGTGCTGCGCCGCCGCCAGGGCAACGTCATCATCCCGGCCTTCGCGCTCGGGCGCACGCAGGAGGTGCTGTACCTGCTGACCGACCTGTGCCGCAGCGGCCGGCTGCCACCGCTGCAGGTGTTCGTCGATTCGCCGATGGCCGACAAGGTGACGGCCATCACCGAAAAGCACCCCGAGTTCCTCGACGACGAGACCCGGGCGCAGCTGTCGCAGCGCCACGCACGGCAGGGGCCGCTGCACCTGCGCTTCACCCAGAGCGTCGAGGAATCGATCGAGCTGAACCGCATCAAGGCCGGCGCCATCATCATCGCCGCCAGCGGCATGTGCGACGCCGGGCGCATCAAGCACCACCTGCGCCACCACCTCGGCCGCCCGGAGTGCGCCGTCGTCATCATCGGTTTCCAGGCCGTCGGCACGCTCGGGCGGCGGCTGGTGGACGGCGACAAGCAGGTGCGCATCTTCGGCGAGGAGCTGAAGGTCCGCGCCAGCGTGCACACCATCGGCGGCCTGTCGGCCCACGCCGACCAGGCCGCGCTGCTGGGCTGGCTGCGCGGCTTCAGGCGCGCGCCGGCGCAGACCTTCGTGGTGCACGGCGAGTCGGCCACCGCCTGCGGTTTCGCCGACACCATCGCCGCCGAGCTGGGCTGGCGCGTCGAGGCGCCGCCAGCGGGCGCCCGGATCGAGCTCTGA
- the ylqF gene encoding ribosome biogenesis GTPase YlqF has product MPIQWFPGHMNSTKKAIAERLPEIDVVIELLDARLPGSSANPLLADLTRGKPALKVLNKQDLADPARTALWLAHYQARPGTNAIGLDASVTAPARQLIAACRELAPLRGGMVKPVRVLICGIPNVGKSTLINTLLGQRSAKTGDEPGITKVEQRLTLASDFYLYDTPGMLWPRITVEQSGYHLAASGGIGRNAYDEEEVALDLLARVRPHYADRLQARYKLADLAGLSDEALLADIGRKRGGLMAGGKVNLQKAAEVVITDFRTGTWGRITLETPDEFMQWQAAGQVLDAQRQARRDARNQKKIPQRDAAAAAAAAAMSTDAADAQPD; this is encoded by the coding sequence ATGCCCATCCAGTGGTTTCCGGGTCACATGAACTCGACCAAGAAAGCCATCGCCGAGCGACTGCCGGAAATCGACGTGGTGATCGAGCTGCTCGACGCGCGCCTGCCCGGCTCGAGCGCCAACCCGCTGCTGGCCGACCTGACACGCGGCAAGCCGGCGCTCAAGGTGCTCAACAAGCAGGACCTGGCCGACCCGGCGCGCACCGCGCTGTGGCTGGCCCATTACCAGGCGCGGCCCGGCACGAACGCGATCGGCCTCGATGCCAGCGTCACCGCGCCGGCCCGCCAGCTGATCGCGGCCTGCCGTGAGCTCGCACCGCTGCGCGGCGGCATGGTCAAGCCGGTGCGGGTGCTGATCTGCGGCATCCCGAACGTGGGCAAGTCGACGCTGATCAACACCCTGCTCGGCCAGCGCTCGGCCAAGACCGGTGACGAGCCCGGCATCACCAAGGTCGAACAGCGCCTCACGCTGGCGAGCGATTTCTACCTGTACGACACGCCCGGCATGCTGTGGCCGCGCATCACGGTCGAGCAGAGCGGCTACCACCTCGCGGCCAGCGGCGGCATCGGCCGCAATGCCTACGACGAGGAAGAAGTGGCGCTCGACCTGCTGGCCCGCGTGCGCCCGCACTACGCCGATCGGCTGCAGGCGCGCTACAAGCTGGCCGACCTGGCGGGCCTGAGCGACGAGGCCCTGCTGGCCGACATCGGCCGCAAGCGCGGCGGCCTGATGGCCGGCGGCAAGGTCAACCTGCAGAAGGCCGCCGAGGTCGTCATCACCGACTTCCGCACCGGCACCTGGGGCCGCATCACGCTGGAGACGCCCGACGAGTTCATGCAGTGGCAGGCGGCCGGCCAGGTGCTCGATGCCCAGCGGCAGGCCCGGCGCGATGCGCGCAACCAGAAGAAGATCCCGCAGCGCGACGCAGCAGCAGCAGCCGCGGCGGCGGCGATGAGTACCGACGCCGCGGACGCGCAACCGGACTGA
- a CDS encoding 3-oxoacid CoA-transferase subunit B, with amino-acid sequence MDDKLLIASRVAQELRPGTLVNLGIGLPTLVAGLVPRDAHIFFQSENGIIGMQSVPEHGLEDDDLTDAGGRPISALPGAATFDSAMSFGLIRGGHLDVTVLGGLQVDRNGRLANWMVPGKMVPGMGGAMDLVTGARRVIVAMTHTAKGEHKIVDALTLPLTSSRCVDLIVTELAVLLPTSAGMVLKELAPGVTVEQVQAATGTRLIVPEDVPTMGTVQS; translated from the coding sequence ATGGATGACAAGCTGCTCATCGCCTCGCGCGTGGCCCAGGAACTGCGCCCCGGCACGCTCGTCAACCTCGGCATCGGCCTGCCCACGCTGGTCGCCGGCCTGGTGCCGCGCGACGCGCACATCTTCTTCCAGTCCGAGAACGGCATCATCGGCATGCAGTCGGTGCCCGAACACGGCCTCGAAGACGACGACCTGACCGACGCGGGCGGGCGCCCGATCAGCGCCCTGCCCGGCGCGGCCACCTTCGACAGCGCGATGTCCTTCGGCCTCATCCGCGGCGGCCACCTCGACGTCACGGTGCTCGGCGGCCTGCAGGTCGACCGCAACGGCCGGCTGGCCAACTGGATGGTGCCCGGCAAGATGGTGCCCGGCATGGGCGGCGCGATGGACCTCGTCACCGGCGCGCGCCGCGTGATCGTGGCCATGACGCACACCGCCAAGGGCGAGCACAAGATCGTCGACGCGCTGACGCTGCCGCTGACCTCGTCGCGCTGCGTCGACCTGATCGTCACCGAACTGGCGGTGCTGCTGCCGACGTCGGCCGGCATGGTGCTCAAGGAACTGGCGCCGGGCGTGACGGTCGAGCAGGTGCAGGCGGCCACCGGCACCCGGCTGATCGTGCCCGAGGACGTGCCGACGATGGGCACCGTGCAGTCCTGA
- a CDS encoding vanadium-dependent haloperoxidase — translation MNRRDFLQYGAMAATAATLQGCGGGSEPDKEAPQPRVVILWNSAALAAVRDAKPGPPMVARSLAVIHTAMFDAWAAYDAVAVGTQLRGALRRPGAERSAAAKVKAISQAAYAAGLNQYPAQKPIFDQLMSQLGFSPSSSVDPAQPEGIGNLAAQAVMDYRRGDGANQDGSLTASGIPYSDYTGYAPANPATVFTGGTVLSAIPAPDRWQPLTFTDGAGMTRTPGFIAPHWRHVRSFAMSSASQFRPAPPAALNTPAFTAQAQQLVDLLPNLTEKQKCISEYWADGPSSELPPGHWNLFAQYISTRDKYDNDRDVRLFFALTNAIFDASIATWECKRFYDYVRPVTAIRYLFNSQTIKGYGAGGPAAGVVNISGASWRPFQRDTFPTPPFAEYTSGHSAFSAAGAEVLRSFTGSDSFGHSAVIVARSLTADTGLPAAPVTLAWASFTEAAEEAGMSRLYGGLHFADGNNAGRDIGIKTGAQAYAKARRYWEGTA, via the coding sequence ATGAATAGACGCGATTTCTTGCAGTACGGCGCCATGGCCGCTACCGCCGCCACGCTGCAGGGCTGTGGTGGCGGCAGCGAGCCGGACAAGGAAGCGCCCCAGCCCCGGGTGGTGATTCTGTGGAACAGCGCGGCCCTGGCCGCGGTGCGCGACGCCAAACCCGGTCCGCCGATGGTGGCCCGCTCGTTGGCCGTGATTCACACCGCCATGTTCGATGCCTGGGCCGCCTATGACGCCGTGGCCGTCGGCACCCAGCTGCGCGGTGCGTTGCGCCGCCCCGGAGCCGAGCGCAGCGCCGCAGCCAAGGTCAAGGCCATCAGCCAGGCCGCCTATGCCGCCGGCCTGAACCAGTACCCGGCGCAAAAGCCCATCTTTGACCAACTGATGAGTCAGCTCGGCTTCAGCCCATCGAGCTCCGTCGATCCGGCCCAGCCCGAAGGCATCGGCAACCTCGCCGCGCAGGCCGTGATGGACTACCGCCGCGGCGACGGCGCGAACCAGGACGGCAGCCTGACCGCCTCCGGCATCCCCTACTCGGACTACACCGGCTATGCGCCCGCCAACCCCGCCACCGTGTTCACCGGCGGCACCGTGCTTTCGGCGATTCCGGCCCCCGACCGCTGGCAGCCCCTGACCTTCACTGACGGGGCCGGCATGACCCGCACGCCCGGCTTCATTGCGCCGCACTGGCGTCATGTCCGGTCCTTCGCCATGAGTTCGGCCAGCCAGTTCCGCCCTGCACCGCCGGCAGCCCTGAACACGCCTGCCTTCACCGCCCAGGCCCAGCAACTCGTCGATCTGCTGCCCAACCTGACCGAGAAGCAGAAGTGCATCTCGGAATACTGGGCCGACGGCCCGAGTTCCGAACTGCCGCCGGGGCACTGGAATTTGTTTGCCCAGTACATTTCCACGCGCGACAAGTACGACAACGACCGGGACGTGCGCCTGTTCTTCGCGCTGACGAATGCCATCTTCGACGCCAGCATCGCCACCTGGGAATGCAAGCGCTTCTACGACTACGTGCGCCCCGTCACCGCCATTCGCTACCTGTTCAACAGCCAGACCATCAAGGGCTATGGCGCCGGCGGGCCGGCCGCGGGTGTGGTGAACATCAGTGGGGCCAGCTGGCGCCCCTTCCAGCGCGACACATTCCCGACCCCGCCCTTTGCGGAATACACCTCGGGCCACAGCGCCTTCTCCGCTGCCGGGGCCGAGGTGCTGCGCAGTTTCACCGGCAGCGACAGCTTCGGCCACAGTGCGGTGATTGTCGCCCGCTCCCTGACGGCCGACACCGGCCTGCCGGCCGCGCCGGTCACCCTGGCCTGGGCCAGCTTTACCGAGGCCGCGGAAGAAGCAGGCATGTCCCGTTTGTATGGGGGCCTCCACTTCGCCGACGGCAACAACGCCGGCCGGGACATCGGCATCAAGACCGGCGCCCAAGCCTATGCCAAGGCGCGGCGCTACTGGGAAGGTACCGCCTGA
- a CDS encoding Bug family tripartite tricarboxylate transporter substrate binding protein, which translates to MKKTLITLLTALVTATGAQAQAWPNKPVTLLVPFPAGGSTDAIARAISPKLQERLGATFVVENKAGAGGTVGAAQAKRAAPDGYTIFVSSLGPFVIGPHLIKSAAYDPLKDFDYITVAVQAPNVLAVPANSPHKTLADVIAFHKANPGKMSFASSGNGSSDHLTAELFWQITGTSGLHVPYKGGAPAMSDLLGSQVDATFMNINTGLTNIKAGKLRALAITSAKRSPLLPDVPTLEESGIKGATVYSWQALAAPKGLPADIKSKLHESIVAALNDASIKPKLLELGFEIVANTPEQFTAFQAAEFARWKKVIEVGKITAD; encoded by the coding sequence ATGAAGAAGACCCTGATCACGCTGTTGACCGCCCTCGTCACCGCCACCGGTGCGCAGGCCCAGGCCTGGCCGAACAAGCCGGTCACGCTGCTGGTGCCGTTCCCGGCCGGCGGCTCGACGGATGCCATCGCGCGGGCGATCTCGCCCAAGCTGCAGGAGCGGCTGGGCGCCACCTTCGTGGTCGAGAACAAGGCCGGCGCCGGCGGCACGGTCGGCGCGGCGCAGGCCAAGCGCGCGGCGCCGGACGGCTACACGATCTTCGTCTCGTCGCTCGGGCCGTTCGTGATCGGGCCGCACCTGATCAAGAGCGCCGCCTACGATCCGCTCAAGGACTTCGACTACATCACCGTCGCGGTGCAGGCGCCCAACGTGCTGGCGGTGCCGGCCAACTCGCCGCACAAGACGCTGGCCGACGTGATCGCCTTCCACAAGGCCAACCCGGGCAAGATGAGCTTCGCCTCGTCGGGCAACGGCTCCAGCGACCACCTGACGGCCGAGCTGTTCTGGCAGATCACCGGCACCAGCGGCCTGCACGTGCCGTACAAGGGCGGCGCGCCGGCGATGTCCGACCTGCTGGGCAGCCAGGTCGACGCGACCTTCATGAACATCAACACCGGTCTCACCAACATCAAGGCCGGCAAGCTGCGCGCGCTGGCCATCACCAGCGCCAAGCGCTCGCCGCTGCTGCCGGACGTGCCCACGCTGGAAGAATCCGGCATCAAGGGCGCCACGGTCTATTCGTGGCAGGCGCTCGCCGCGCCCAAGGGGCTGCCGGCCGACATCAAGAGCAAGCTGCACGAGTCGATCGTGGCCGCGCTGAACGACGCCTCGATCAAGCCCAAGCTGCTGGAACTGGGCTTCGAGATCGTCGCCAACACGCCCGAGCAGTTCACCGCCTTCCAGGCCGCCGAGTTCGCGCGCTGGAAGAAGGTGATCGAGGTCGGCAAGATCACGGCCGACTGA